The following are encoded together in the Streptomyces asoensis genome:
- a CDS encoding SURF1 family protein, giving the protein MYRFLLTPRWWGINVFVLLAIPFCLFMGSWQLSRFEARVDDHRSAKEQAETARTESARPLADLLPVDKATSGRRTTATGQYGKQLLVPDRRLDGRDGYYVLTLLRTDGGKALPVVRGWLPGDAAAGRAPAPPAGRVTVTGVLQASETPGDNGVSARGGLPAGQVAAISAASLVNVVPYDLYDAWVTLDTADPGMTAVPATAAAGTGLDLKAFQNLGYTGEWFVFAGFVVFMWFRLLRREVEFARDAALGILPEEPAAAAGPAPADGSATAPAGPGGADQEDASTPVR; this is encoded by the coding sequence GTGTACCGGTTCCTGCTGACGCCCCGCTGGTGGGGGATCAACGTCTTCGTGCTGCTGGCCATCCCCTTCTGTCTGTTCATGGGGTCCTGGCAGCTGAGCCGGTTCGAGGCGCGGGTGGACGACCACCGCAGCGCGAAGGAGCAGGCCGAGACCGCGCGCACCGAGAGCGCGCGGCCGCTCGCGGACCTGCTGCCCGTGGACAAGGCGACCTCCGGCCGGCGGACCACCGCCACGGGGCAGTACGGCAAGCAGCTGCTGGTGCCCGACCGGCGGCTCGACGGCCGGGACGGCTACTACGTGCTGACCCTGCTGCGCACGGACGGCGGCAAGGCGCTGCCCGTCGTCCGCGGCTGGCTGCCCGGTGACGCCGCCGCCGGCCGGGCGCCGGCGCCGCCCGCCGGGCGGGTCACCGTCACCGGCGTCCTCCAGGCCTCGGAGACGCCCGGCGACAACGGCGTGAGCGCGCGGGGCGGGCTGCCGGCCGGGCAGGTCGCGGCCATCAGCGCCGCCTCGCTGGTCAACGTGGTGCCGTACGACCTCTACGACGCCTGGGTCACGCTGGACACCGCCGACCCGGGGATGACGGCGGTGCCCGCGACCGCGGCGGCGGGCACGGGGCTCGACCTGAAGGCGTTCCAGAACCTGGGCTACACCGGCGAGTGGTTCGTCTTCGCCGGGTTCGTGGTGTTCATGTGGTTCCGGCTGCTGCGCCGCGAGGTGGAGTTCGCGCGGGACGCGGCGCTCGGCATCCTCCCGGAGGAGCCCGCCGCGGCCGCCGGCCCCGCCCCTGCGGACGGGTCCGCCACCGCACCGGCCGGGCCGGGCGGGGCGGATCAGGAGGACGCCAGCACGCCCGTGCGGTAG
- a CDS encoding glycosyltransferase family 2 protein: MRRRIVIVTAVHAPSARYLPEAYASLRAQELPDGWGWHWVIQEDGTTDEVAPYVPADARVTFRQGRPGGPGVARTIALAHAEGEYVKVLDADDRLAAGALARDLAALEGDPGLGWATSGVLDLLPDGSTVGFPGDPAEGPIEKGAVLDHWKAHGFRAQVHPASLFVRRDLLAALGGWMALPASEDTGVLLALNSVSRGWFSARTGLFYRKWNGQVTGQAAHVDPVEREARMAVVEARARALESFRWSYPGAGAPARG, translated from the coding sequence GTGCGCCGGCGCATCGTCATCGTCACCGCCGTCCACGCCCCTTCGGCGCGGTATCTGCCCGAGGCCTACGCGTCGCTGCGCGCCCAGGAGTTGCCCGACGGCTGGGGGTGGCACTGGGTGATACAGGAGGACGGCACGACGGACGAGGTCGCGCCCTACGTTCCCGCCGACGCCCGGGTGACCTTCCGGCAGGGGCGGCCCGGCGGCCCCGGGGTCGCCCGCACCATCGCGCTCGCGCACGCCGAGGGCGAGTACGTGAAGGTCCTGGACGCCGACGACCGGCTCGCGGCGGGCGCGCTCGCCCGTGACCTGGCCGCCCTCGAAGGCGATCCGGGGCTGGGCTGGGCGACCTCGGGCGTCCTCGACCTCCTGCCGGACGGCAGCACCGTCGGCTTCCCCGGGGATCCCGCCGAGGGGCCCATCGAGAAGGGGGCGGTGCTCGACCACTGGAAGGCGCACGGCTTCCGCGCCCAGGTCCACCCCGCGAGCCTCTTCGTACGGCGGGACCTGCTGGCCGCGCTGGGCGGCTGGATGGCGCTGCCGGCCTCCGAGGACACGGGGGTGCTGCTGGCGCTCAACTCGGTGAGCCGGGGCTGGTTCTCGGCGCGCACCGGGCTCTTCTACCGCAAGTGGAACGGCCAGGTGACGGGGCAGGCCGCGCATGTCGACCCGGTCGAACGGGAGGCCCGGATGGCGGTCGTGGAGGCCAGGGCCCGCGCGCTGGAGTCCTTCCGCTGGAGCTACCCGGGGGCCGGCGCCCCCGCACGGGGCTGA
- a CDS encoding permease, whose translation MAITRPAPQGEAARPDGPPAPPAPSDGSGRLTSPLALTMVLLLMVLLQSPIRRALSAPVMQSWTTVFVAVVVQALPFLVLGVLLSAAIAVYVPPSFFARALPSRPGLAVPVAGAAGALLPGCECASVPVAGALVRRGVTPAAALAFLLSAPAINPVVLTATAVAFPRDPEMVLARFVASLVVACAMGWLWQRLGRTDWLRLPAHAPHEGETKGAAFWDSVRHDVMHAGGFLVLGAMAAATLKAVAPASWLRTAAENPALAVASLAVLAVVLSICSEADAFVAASLTQFSLTARLAFLVVGPMIDLKLFAMQAGTFGRGFALRFAPVTFVLAIASAVLTGWVLL comes from the coding sequence GTGGCCATCACCAGACCGGCCCCGCAGGGGGAGGCCGCGCGCCCGGACGGGCCGCCCGCGCCGCCCGCTCCGTCCGACGGGTCGGGGCGGCTCACCTCCCCCCTGGCCCTGACCATGGTGCTGCTCCTGATGGTGCTGCTCCAGAGCCCGATCCGCCGGGCGCTGTCCGCCCCGGTGATGCAGAGCTGGACGACGGTGTTCGTGGCGGTGGTCGTGCAGGCCCTGCCGTTCCTGGTGCTGGGCGTGCTGCTGTCGGCGGCCATCGCGGTCTACGTGCCGCCCTCCTTCTTCGCCCGCGCCCTGCCCTCCCGCCCCGGGCTCGCCGTCCCGGTCGCCGGGGCCGCGGGCGCGCTGCTGCCCGGCTGCGAGTGCGCGTCGGTGCCCGTGGCGGGCGCCCTGGTCCGCAGGGGCGTGACCCCGGCCGCGGCCCTCGCCTTCCTGCTCTCCGCCCCGGCGATCAACCCGGTCGTGCTGACGGCGACGGCCGTGGCCTTCCCCCGCGACCCCGAGATGGTGCTGGCCCGTTTCGTCGCCAGCCTGGTGGTGGCCTGTGCGATGGGCTGGCTGTGGCAGCGGCTCGGCCGCACGGACTGGCTGCGCCTGCCGGCCCACGCGCCGCACGAGGGGGAGACGAAGGGGGCGGCGTTCTGGGACTCGGTGCGTCACGACGTGATGCACGCGGGCGGCTTCCTCGTGCTGGGCGCCATGGCGGCGGCGACCCTGAAGGCCGTCGCTCCGGCGAGCTGGCTGCGCACGGCGGCGGAGAACCCGGCGCTCGCCGTCGCCTCGCTCGCCGTCCTCGCGGTGGTCCTCTCCATCTGCTCGGAGGCGGACGCGTTCGTCGCCGCGTCCCTGACGCAGTTCTCGCTGACGGCCCGGCTCGCCTTCCTGGTGGTCGGCCCGATGATCGACCTCAAGCTGTTCGCCATGCAGGCGGGCACCTTCGGCCGGGGCTTCGCCCTGCGCTTCGCTCCGGTGACGTTCGTGCTGGCCATCGCGTCGGCGGTCCTGACGGGATGGGTCCTGCTGTGA
- a CDS encoding TIGR03943 family putative permease subunit, with product MNRQSQAAVLFLLGAALLHAGTTDLYLRYVKAGLRPLLLAAGAILVVTALATALYERRRSRRPHAGDSAGDHAAEEGHAHEPAEGHGHREPRVSWLLVLPLLALILVAPPALGSYSATRTGTALQEPLAYPALPAEDPLPLSVVDYAGRAVYDHGRTLTGRVVRLTGFVALDHDGTPYLVRMALNCCAADAQPVKVGLTGAIPPVLQPDTWLTVTGTYTPRVVHDPVNDGPIPFLEVTGAKPTATPRDPYDESWNN from the coding sequence GTGAACCGACAGTCCCAGGCGGCCGTCCTCTTCCTGCTCGGCGCGGCCCTCCTGCACGCCGGCACCACCGACCTCTACCTCCGCTACGTCAAGGCCGGCCTGCGTCCGCTGCTGCTGGCGGCCGGCGCGATCCTCGTCGTCACGGCCCTGGCGACGGCCCTGTACGAGCGCCGCAGGAGCCGTCGGCCCCACGCGGGAGACTCCGCCGGGGACCACGCGGCGGAGGAAGGGCATGCGCACGAACCGGCGGAAGGGCACGGGCACCGCGAACCGCGGGTCTCCTGGCTGCTGGTGCTGCCCCTCCTGGCGCTGATCCTGGTCGCACCGCCGGCCCTGGGCTCGTACAGCGCGACCCGCACGGGCACGGCCCTCCAGGAACCCCTCGCCTATCCGGCGCTCCCCGCCGAGGACCCGCTGCCGCTGAGCGTCGTCGACTACGCGGGCCGGGCCGTGTACGACCACGGCCGCACGCTGACCGGCCGCGTGGTCCGGCTGACCGGCTTCGTCGCCCTGGACCACGACGGCACCCCCTACCTGGTCCGCATGGCCCTCAACTGCTGCGCCGCCGACGCCCAGCCGGTCAAGGTCGGCCTGACCGGCGCCATCCCCCCGGTCCTCCAGCCGGACACCTGGCTGACCGTCACCGGCACCTACACCCCGCGCGTCGTCCACGACCCCGTCAACGACGGCCCGATCCCCTTCCTGGAGGTCACCGGCGCCAAGCCCACCGCGACCCCGCGGGACCCCTACGACGAGTCCTGGAACAACTGA
- a CDS encoding SigE family RNA polymerase sigma factor, protein MAEVLELPVAPLGAALRPPRAVLRPRTPGASGGMPVIAPMPAARPSRIPSQRDGADTAEAASATENTVAAGTTVDHLTETYRAHYRSLLGLAALLLDDTASCEDVVQEAFIRVHSARKRVRDPEKTLAYLRQTVVNLSRSALRRRILGLKLLSKPMPDMASAEEGAYDQLERDSLIKAMKGLQRRQREVLVLRYFADMTEAQVAEALGVSLGSVKAYGSRGIAALRIAMEASA, encoded by the coding sequence GTGGCAGAGGTACTCGAACTCCCAGTGGCGCCCCTCGGCGCGGCCCTGCGGCCGCCGCGAGCCGTACTCCGACCCCGTACGCCCGGCGCGTCCGGCGGCATGCCGGTGATCGCGCCCATGCCCGCAGCGCGGCCCTCCCGCATACCCAGCCAGCGCGACGGCGCCGACACCGCCGAAGCGGCCTCCGCCACCGAGAACACCGTGGCGGCCGGTACCACCGTCGACCACCTCACCGAGACCTACCGGGCGCACTACCGTTCGCTGCTCGGCCTCGCCGCACTCCTCCTCGACGACACCGCGTCCTGCGAGGACGTCGTCCAGGAGGCCTTCATCCGGGTCCACTCCGCGCGCAAACGCGTCCGCGACCCCGAGAAGACCCTCGCCTATCTGCGCCAGACGGTCGTCAACCTCTCCCGCTCCGCCCTGCGCCGCCGCATCCTCGGCCTGAAGCTGCTCTCCAAGCCGATGCCGGACATGGCCAGCGCGGAGGAGGGCGCCTACGACCAGCTGGAGCGCGACTCGCTCATCAAGGCGATGAAGGGCCTCCAGCGTCGTCAGCGTGAGGTCCTCGTGCTGCGCTACTTCGCCGACATGACCGAGGCCCAGGTCGCCGAGGCCCTCGGCGTCTCCCTCGGCTCGGTCAAGGCCTACGGCTCCCGGGGCATCGCCGCCCTGCGCATAGCCATGGAGGCGTCGGCGTGA
- a CDS encoding prolyl oligopeptidase family serine peptidase, translated as MTESNGSAAPEQHEEMPDWERRFRAPRVSLPDWAQDAPDRSLFVSNATGTYELYAWDRATGGQRQVTDRANGTTDGVLSPDGAWIWWFDDKDGDEFGVWRRQPFDGGADEPATPGLDASYPAGLALGRDGRTAVVGRSTDEEGTTIHLARTGEPPFELYRHRESAGVGDLSHDGSLIAVEHTEHGDAMHSALRVLRPDGSKVAELDDTKGGTEELGLEVLGFAPVDGDTRLLIGHQRRGRWEPLVWDVATGTETDLDLDLPGDVSAEWYPDGSGLLVVHSFEARSELFRLDLSGGGLERIPTPPGTVSGATARPDGSVEYLWSSAACPPAVRSTTGDVVLDPPGMKSPGSVPVEDVWVQGPGGRIHALVQKPAGATGPLPTVFDIHGGPTWHDSDAFAAAPAAWVDHGYAVVRVNYRGSTGYGRAWTDALKHRVGLIELEDIEAVREWAVSCGLADPDRLVLTGGSWGGYLTLLGLGVQSDAWALGIAAVPVADYVTAYHDEMEALKAMDRTLLGGTPEEVPERFEASSPLTYVDKVRAPVYISAGVNDPRCPIRQIDNYVKRLESAEAVHEVYRYDAGHGSLVVDERIKQVRLELEFAQRHLR; from the coding sequence ATGACTGAGAGCAACGGGTCCGCCGCACCCGAGCAGCACGAGGAGATGCCCGACTGGGAGAGGCGCTTCCGGGCGCCCCGGGTGTCCCTGCCCGACTGGGCGCAGGACGCGCCGGACCGCTCCTTGTTCGTCTCCAACGCGACGGGGACGTACGAGCTGTACGCCTGGGACCGGGCCACGGGCGGGCAGCGCCAGGTGACCGACCGGGCGAACGGCACGACGGACGGCGTGCTCTCCCCGGACGGCGCCTGGATCTGGTGGTTCGACGACAAGGACGGCGACGAGTTCGGCGTCTGGCGCCGACAGCCCTTCGACGGCGGAGCCGACGAGCCGGCCACCCCCGGCCTGGACGCCTCCTACCCGGCGGGCCTCGCCCTCGGCCGCGACGGCCGCACCGCGGTGGTCGGCCGCTCCACGGACGAGGAGGGCACGACGATCCACCTGGCGCGGACCGGCGAACCGCCCTTCGAGCTGTACCGCCACCGTGAGTCCGCGGGCGTGGGCGACCTCTCCCACGACGGCTCCCTCATCGCCGTCGAGCACACCGAGCACGGCGACGCGATGCACTCCGCGCTGCGGGTCCTGCGCCCCGACGGCTCGAAGGTCGCCGAGCTCGACGACACCAAGGGCGGCACCGAGGAACTGGGTCTGGAGGTGCTGGGCTTCGCCCCCGTCGACGGCGACACCCGGCTGCTGATCGGCCACCAGCGCCGCGGCCGCTGGGAACCCCTGGTGTGGGACGTGGCGACGGGCACGGAGACGGACCTGGACCTCGACCTGCCGGGCGACGTCAGCGCCGAGTGGTATCCGGACGGCTCCGGCCTGCTCGTCGTGCACAGCTTCGAGGCCCGCAGCGAGCTGTTCCGCCTCGACCTTTCGGGCGGCGGCCTCGAGCGGATCCCGACCCCGCCGGGCACCGTCTCCGGGGCGACGGCCCGCCCGGACGGCAGCGTGGAGTACCTGTGGTCCTCCGCGGCCTGCCCGCCGGCGGTCCGCTCCACGACCGGTGACGTCGTCCTCGACCCGCCCGGCATGAAGTCGCCGGGCTCGGTGCCCGTGGAGGACGTCTGGGTGCAGGGTCCGGGGGGCCGTATCCACGCCCTGGTGCAGAAGCCCGCGGGAGCCACCGGCCCGCTGCCCACCGTCTTCGACATCCACGGCGGCCCGACCTGGCACGACAGCGACGCCTTCGCGGCGGCACCGGCGGCCTGGGTGGACCACGGCTACGCGGTCGTCCGCGTCAACTACCGCGGCTCCACGGGCTACGGCCGCGCCTGGACGGACGCGCTGAAGCACCGGGTGGGCCTGATCGAGCTCGAGGACATCGAGGCGGTCCGCGAGTGGGCCGTGTCCTGCGGACTCGCGGACCCGGACCGGCTGGTCCTCACCGGCGGCTCCTGGGGCGGCTACCTCACGCTCCTCGGCCTCGGCGTGCAGAGCGACGCGTGGGCGCTGGGCATCGCGGCCGTCCCGGTGGCCGACTACGTCACGGCCTACCACGACGAGATGGAGGCCCTGAAGGCGATGGACCGCACCCTGCTCGGCGGCACCCCCGAGGAGGTCCCCGAGCGGTTCGAGGCCTCGTCCCCGCTGACGTACGTCGACAAGGTACGGGCCCCCGTCTACATCTCGGCCGGGGTGAACGACCCGCGCTGCCCCATCCGCCAGATCGACAACTACGTCAAGCGCCTGGAGTCCGCGGAAGCGGTCCACGAGGTGTACCGCTACGACGCGGGCCACGGCTCCCTGGTGGTCGACGAGCGCATCAAGCAGGTCAGGCTGGAACTGGAGTTCGCGCAGCGCCACCTCCGGTAG
- a CDS encoding NAD-binding protein, whose amino-acid sequence MVVCGDDGLAHRLAAELRGVYEEQVTLVVPPAERTVRTPVVGRARAVSAALLDRVVSAAVNRAAGNGVPAPPSEPVGGQRTLEALEATEAVLAEAQVERAAALALVYDDDETNIRAALTARRLNPRLRLVLRLYNRRLGQHIEELLDQAAALAAESAGAAGDAYDSFAGDASTTVLSDADTAAPALAATALVGTSKVVQTDGLLLRAVERPPSGPGEAGEPQHATLALLSADTGDPAFADGSEGSGEQGPLLLPDEEAVREAAVSGRRGSVVLEQVAYSAGPALPTGRGAGVMAPFASLFSRRLRLSLAGLVGCVFALAVALWLATGIHPLGALYLTLLDLFAINDPAVGSSTERQVLQLLSGLVGLLLLPVLLAAVLEALGTFRGAGALRRPPRGLGGHVVLLGLGKIGTRVLTRLRELNIPVVCVEAGPEARGLAVARRLRVPVVLGDVTQEGVLEAAKIHRAHALLAVTSSDTTNLEAALYARSLRPDLRVVLRLYDDDFATAVYRTLRAAHPQALTRSRSVTHLAAPSFAGAMMGRQILGAIPVERRVLLFAALRVEGHPQLEGRTVGEAFRAGYWRVLALDTGPERHGGTGLVWDLPRTRVLKGEDRVVLAATRRGLAELLRRRR is encoded by the coding sequence ATGGTGGTGTGCGGTGACGACGGTCTGGCGCACCGGCTCGCCGCCGAGCTGCGCGGAGTGTACGAGGAGCAGGTGACGCTCGTCGTGCCGCCCGCCGAGCGGACGGTGCGGACTCCGGTCGTGGGCCGGGCGCGTGCCGTGTCGGCGGCGCTGCTCGACCGGGTGGTCAGCGCGGCCGTCAACCGGGCGGCGGGCAACGGCGTGCCCGCTCCGCCGAGCGAACCGGTGGGCGGGCAGCGGACCCTGGAGGCCCTGGAGGCCACCGAGGCCGTGCTCGCCGAGGCCCAGGTGGAGCGGGCCGCCGCGCTGGCGCTGGTGTACGACGACGACGAGACCAACATCCGTGCCGCCCTCACCGCCCGCCGGCTCAACCCCCGGCTGCGGCTGGTCCTGCGGCTGTACAACCGGCGGTTGGGCCAGCACATCGAGGAACTCCTCGACCAGGCGGCCGCGTTGGCCGCCGAGAGCGCGGGAGCTGCGGGGGACGCCTACGACTCCTTCGCGGGCGACGCCTCGACCACCGTCCTGTCCGACGCCGACACCGCGGCGCCCGCGCTCGCGGCGACGGCCCTGGTCGGCACCAGCAAGGTCGTGCAGACGGACGGGCTGCTGCTGCGCGCCGTCGAACGTCCGCCGTCCGGGCCCGGGGAGGCGGGCGAGCCGCAGCACGCGACGCTCGCGCTGTTGTCGGCGGACACCGGCGACCCGGCCTTCGCGGACGGTTCCGAGGGCAGCGGCGAGCAGGGGCCGCTGCTGCTGCCCGACGAGGAGGCCGTGCGGGAGGCGGCCGTGTCCGGCAGGCGCGGCTCCGTCGTGCTGGAGCAGGTCGCCTACTCCGCCGGGCCCGCGCTGCCGACCGGGCGGGGCGCCGGGGTCATGGCGCCGTTCGCCTCGCTGTTCTCGCGGCGGCTGCGGTTGTCGCTGGCCGGTCTCGTCGGCTGTGTGTTCGCGCTGGCGGTGGCGTTGTGGCTGGCCACCGGGATCCATCCGCTGGGGGCGCTGTACCTGACGCTGCTCGACCTGTTCGCCATCAACGACCCGGCCGTCGGGTCGAGTACCGAGCGCCAGGTGCTCCAGCTGCTGTCCGGGCTGGTCGGGCTGCTGTTGCTGCCCGTGCTGCTGGCGGCGGTGCTGGAGGCGCTCGGGACGTTCCGCGGGGCGGGTGCGCTGCGCCGGCCGCCCCGGGGCCTCGGCGGCCATGTCGTCCTGCTCGGGCTGGGGAAGATCGGCACCCGGGTGCTGACCCGGCTGCGTGAGCTGAACATTCCGGTGGTGTGCGTCGAGGCGGGGCCCGAGGCACGGGGACTGGCGGTGGCGCGGCGGTTACGGGTGCCGGTGGTGCTCGGTGACGTCACCCAGGAAGGCGTGCTGGAGGCGGCGAAGATCCACCGGGCGCACGCGCTGCTCGCGGTGACCAGTTCCGACACGACGAACCTGGAGGCCGCGCTGTACGCGCGGTCGCTGCGGCCCGACCTGCGGGTGGTGCTGCGGCTGTACGACGACGACTTCGCGACCGCCGTGTACCGCACCCTGCGGGCCGCGCATCCGCAGGCGCTGACCCGCAGCCGCAGCGTGACGCACCTCGCGGCGCCGTCGTTCGCCGGGGCGATGATGGGGCGGCAGATCCTCGGGGCGATCCCGGTCGAGCGGCGGGTGCTGCTGTTCGCCGCGCTGCGGGTCGAGGGACACCCGCAACTGGAGGGCAGGACGGTCGGGGAGGCGTTCCGGGCGGGGTACTGGCGGGTGCTGGCGCTGGACACGGGCCCCGAGCGCCACGGCGGCACGGGCCTGGTCTGGGACCTCCCGCGGACCCGGGTCCTGAAGGGCGAGGACCGGGTGGTGCTGGCCGCGACCCGGCGGGGACTGGCGGAGCTGCTGCGCCGCAGACGGTAG
- a CDS encoding ferredoxin translates to MTVSVNRELCYGSGECAFRVPSVFTAVDGLGAVVPGREDADGDPEVREAAERCPSQAIALG, encoded by the coding sequence ATGACGGTCTCCGTGAACCGCGAACTCTGTTACGGCTCCGGCGAATGCGCCTTCCGGGTGCCCTCCGTGTTCACCGCGGTGGACGGCCTGGGAGCCGTCGTGCCGGGACGCGAGGACGCCGACGGCGATCCGGAGGTGCGCGAGGCCGCGGAACGCTGCCCGTCCCAGGCCATCGCCCTCGGCTAG
- a CDS encoding luciferase family protein yields the protein MTAASRALTRLATWRDLTEVRPTCGTGRALRSGGVEIAHFHSDRSVDLHLTATAIRRFEKDLRHSTAIRLLPGSPWVTVHLECETDIDLLMTLVSAALQAHQRHPAADPAALPRCNDHREAALTRECAGGI from the coding sequence ATGACGGCGGCCTCGCGTGCCTTGACACGACTGGCGACCTGGCGGGACCTCACGGAGGTCCGGCCCACCTGCGGCACCGGACGGGCACTGCGCTCGGGCGGGGTCGAGATCGCGCACTTCCACTCCGACCGCAGTGTCGACCTGCATCTGACCGCCACGGCGATCCGCAGGTTCGAGAAGGACCTGAGGCACTCCACGGCGATACGGCTGCTGCCGGGATCACCGTGGGTGACCGTCCACCTGGAGTGCGAGACGGACATCGACCTGCTCATGACCCTGGTCAGTGCCGCGCTCCAGGCCCATCAACGGCATCCGGCGGCGGATCCCGCGGCCCTCCCGCGCTGCAACGACCATCGCGAGGCGGCCCTCACCCGCGAATGCGCCGGCGGGATCTGA
- a CDS encoding MFS transporter yields MSPSAEPAKANEGSKGAGVVLLTLAAGQFLMALDSSVMNVSIATVAEDVGSSVTGIQGAITAYTLVMAMLMVPGGKVGALIGRKRAFMIGCVVYGCGSLTTALAPNLPVLLFGWSLLEGIGAALILPSIVALVAGNFAVERRPAAYGLVAAAGAVAIAVGPLIGGVATTYFSWRWVFAGEVVLVLGILLLARRVADAAPDVRPRLDLVGTVLSALGLGTFVFGVLRSSEWGWFRPKPDGPSWLGVSPVVWLVFAGLALVWAFLRWEARLVARGRDPLVDPALLENKQLTGGLTMFFFQYLVQMGVFFVVPLYLSVALGLSALKTGARILPLSVTLLAAAVLIPRLLPDVSPRRVVRLGILSMFAGAVVLMAALDADAGAEIVTVPLLLIGLGMGALASQLGSVTVSAVPDERSAEVGGIQNSVTNLGASIGTALAGSLLIATLTTSFLTSVEENPAVPDRVKTEADAQLSSGVPFLSDAQLKTALADADASAEVTDAALEANTEARIDGLRAALAVLALAALLSLFLTHRIPATQPGSGGR; encoded by the coding sequence ATGAGCCCCTCTGCGGAACCGGCGAAGGCGAACGAAGGTTCGAAAGGCGCGGGTGTCGTCCTGCTGACGCTCGCGGCGGGGCAGTTCCTGATGGCGCTGGACAGCTCCGTCATGAACGTGTCGATCGCCACCGTGGCAGAGGACGTGGGCTCGTCCGTCACCGGGATCCAGGGCGCGATCACGGCGTACACCCTGGTCATGGCGATGCTCATGGTGCCCGGCGGCAAGGTCGGAGCGCTGATCGGGCGCAAGCGGGCCTTCATGATCGGCTGCGTCGTCTACGGATGCGGGTCGCTGACCACGGCGCTGGCCCCGAACCTGCCGGTGCTGCTGTTCGGCTGGTCACTGCTGGAGGGGATCGGGGCGGCGCTGATCCTGCCCTCGATCGTGGCGCTCGTCGCCGGGAACTTCGCCGTGGAGCGCCGCCCGGCCGCCTACGGACTCGTGGCCGCGGCCGGTGCAGTGGCCATCGCCGTGGGACCCCTCATCGGGGGCGTGGCCACCACGTACTTCTCCTGGCGCTGGGTGTTCGCCGGGGAGGTGGTCCTCGTGCTCGGCATCCTGCTGCTCGCCCGGCGGGTCGCCGACGCCGCGCCCGACGTGCGTCCCAGGCTCGACCTGGTGGGGACCGTGCTGTCCGCCCTCGGGCTCGGCACCTTCGTGTTCGGCGTGCTGCGCTCGTCGGAGTGGGGCTGGTTCCGGCCGAAGCCCGACGGGCCCTCGTGGCTCGGCGTCTCACCGGTGGTGTGGCTGGTGTTCGCCGGTCTGGCGCTGGTCTGGGCGTTCCTGCGCTGGGAGGCCCGGCTCGTCGCCCGGGGCAGGGATCCGCTGGTGGATCCGGCCCTGCTGGAGAACAAGCAGCTCACCGGCGGTCTGACGATGTTCTTCTTCCAGTACCTCGTCCAGATGGGAGTGTTCTTCGTCGTCCCGCTCTACCTCTCGGTGGCGCTCGGCCTGTCCGCGCTGAAGACCGGTGCGCGCATCCTGCCGCTGTCGGTGACCCTGCTGGCCGCGGCCGTCCTGATCCCGCGCCTCCTCCCGGACGTCTCCCCCCGGCGGGTCGTGCGGCTCGGGATCCTCTCGATGTTCGCGGGGGCGGTGGTCCTGATGGCCGCGCTCGACGCGGACGCGGGCGCGGAGATCGTCACGGTCCCGCTGCTGCTGATCGGGCTGGGCATGGGCGCGCTGGCCTCCCAGCTCGGCTCGGTCACCGTGTCGGCGGTGCCGGACGAGCGCAGCGCGGAGGTCGGCGGCATCCAGAACTCCGTCACCAACCTCGGGGCCTCCATCGGTACGGCACTCGCCGGGTCGCTCCTGATCGCCACGCTGACCACGTCGTTCCTGACCAGCGTCGAGGAGAACCCGGCGGTCCCGGACCGGGTCAAGACCGAGGCGGACGCCCAGCTCAGCAGCGGTGTGCCCTTCCTGTCGGACGCCCAGCTGAAGACCGCCCTCGCCGACGCGGACGCGAGCGCCGAGGTGACCGACGCCGCGCTCGAGGCGAACACCGAGGCGCGTATCGACGGCTTGCGGGCGGCGCTAGCCGTCCTCGCGCTCGCCGCGCTGCTCTCGCTGTTCCTCACGCACCGCATCCCGGCGACCCAGCCGGGCTCCGGCGGGCGGTAG